In the genome of Telluria beijingensis, one region contains:
- a CDS encoding PEP-CTERM sorting domain-containing protein has translation MTSVSTVLASCQGDYLAMGVWDASLGSYGVVGMGDWSVVSKVLYSDHFGDNNGTTQNWSNGLNWYRTSGAGSWGFTTAGETALNTADVNLNNGFGNAYGGGTDERTLAAGLSFHVNNGNLISGWAYNPTGSNFTFIEGADQRVFWVANSNTAAISEPGSIALLGIGALALIRRRNRR, from the coding sequence ATGACGTCGGTAAGCACCGTACTCGCTTCCTGTCAGGGCGACTACCTTGCAATGGGTGTGTGGGACGCATCCCTCGGCTCGTACGGGGTTGTCGGCATGGGCGATTGGTCAGTAGTCAGCAAGGTGCTGTACTCGGACCACTTTGGCGATAACAACGGGACTACCCAGAATTGGTCGAATGGATTGAACTGGTACCGAACCTCGGGCGCCGGCTCCTGGGGTTTCACGACTGCCGGAGAGACCGCTCTGAACACGGCCGATGTCAACTTGAACAATGGCTTTGGTAACGCTTATGGTGGTGGAACAGATGAACGCACCCTGGCTGCTGGCCTGTCGTTCCATGTGAATAACGGAAATCTTATTTCTGGATGGGCGTACAATCCGACTGGTTCGAACTTCACGTTCATTGAAGGCGCTGATCAGCGCGTATTCTGGGTCGCCAACAGCAATACCGCGGCTATTTCGGAACCAGGCTCAATCGCCTTGCTTGGCATTGGAGCACTTGCCTTGATCCGTCGTCGCAATCGCAGGTAA
- a CDS encoding DUF7010 family protein has translation MQTLMQLRADFEQRTNRSMSMPLAGLAVWCIVGILSLVLPPESSVLALVFATGAIFPLALGIARLRGERLLESTNPLAKLMGVCVVMVNLLWALHIPLLLRAPQFVPLSLGIALGLHWMVYSWIIAHPLGYRHAVLRTLSLLAVWFAFPTHPVTASAAVVVVAYAITLAEMRMRPLGSAAGANAAVA, from the coding sequence ATGCAAACGCTCATGCAACTGCGCGCGGACTTCGAACAGCGCACCAACCGCTCGATGTCCATGCCGCTCGCCGGCCTGGCCGTCTGGTGCATCGTGGGCATTCTCAGCCTGGTCCTGCCGCCCGAATCCTCCGTCCTCGCACTGGTGTTCGCGACCGGCGCGATCTTCCCTCTGGCCCTGGGGATCGCCAGACTGCGCGGTGAGCGTCTACTGGAAAGCACCAATCCACTGGCGAAACTGATGGGCGTCTGCGTGGTGATGGTGAACCTGTTATGGGCACTGCATATTCCGCTGCTCCTGCGAGCGCCACAGTTCGTCCCGCTAAGCCTCGGCATCGCACTCGGCCTGCACTGGATGGTGTATTCGTGGATCATCGCCCATCCGCTCGGCTACCGCCACGCCGTGCTGCGCACCCTGAGCCTGCTGGCCGTCTGGTTCGCATTCCCCACCCATCCCGTGACCGCGTCAGCTGCCGTCGTGGTCGTCGCCTATGCGATTACTCTTGCCGAAATGCGAATGCGTCCCCTCGGCAGTGCTGCAGGTGCGAATGCAGCGGTCGCCTGA
- a CDS encoding metallophosphoesterase — protein sequence MFHLMFSLPCLVVLVRWLWPLPVSGRTRLAGAVVLLLASQYHLWSRLSSGSVFSPEFPKFVVILFNWAFGAILLLAVFQLLLDVGALAVALARRRRAPIAVRLRIAIGIAAMLLAALGVMQAIKSPPLKDLQIEVRNLPPEFDGYRVLHLTDLHISRLFDAPWTRKVVDDANALGADLIVITGDLIDGNIAQREADVAPLRDLHAPDGVWVIPGNHEYFFGHREWMAYFAGLDMTPLDNSHAIIKRGAGQLVLAGVNDVTAPSTGAPAPDLDAALRGAPAGVPVVLLDHQPRNARFSASRGVALQLSGHTHGGMIVGLDRVVARANNGFVSGRYEVDGMTLYLNNGTALWPGFALRLGVPAELTRITLRRQAPRTAPSS from the coding sequence ATGTTCCATCTCATGTTCAGTCTCCCCTGCCTGGTCGTGCTCGTCCGCTGGCTATGGCCGCTGCCTGTATCCGGGCGCACCAGGCTGGCCGGCGCAGTCGTGCTGCTGCTGGCCTCGCAATATCACCTGTGGTCGCGGCTGTCGTCCGGCAGTGTGTTTTCGCCGGAGTTTCCGAAGTTCGTCGTGATCCTGTTTAACTGGGCGTTCGGCGCGATATTGCTGCTGGCCGTGTTCCAGCTGCTGCTCGACGTTGGCGCCCTGGCCGTTGCACTGGCGCGGCGCAGGCGTGCGCCGATCGCCGTGCGGTTGCGTATTGCGATCGGCATCGCGGCGATGCTGCTGGCCGCGCTTGGCGTCATGCAGGCCATCAAATCGCCGCCGCTGAAGGACCTGCAGATCGAAGTCAGGAACCTGCCGCCCGAATTCGATGGCTACCGGGTGCTGCACCTGACCGACCTGCACATCAGTCGCCTGTTCGACGCGCCATGGACGCGCAAGGTCGTCGACGATGCGAATGCGCTCGGCGCTGACCTGATCGTCATCACGGGTGACCTTATCGATGGCAATATCGCGCAGCGCGAAGCCGACGTGGCCCCACTGCGTGACCTGCACGCCCCGGACGGCGTCTGGGTCATTCCCGGTAATCACGAATACTTTTTCGGCCACCGCGAATGGATGGCGTATTTCGCGGGGCTAGACATGACACCGCTGGACAATAGCCATGCCATCATCAAGCGCGGCGCCGGGCAACTCGTGCTCGCCGGCGTGAACGACGTCACCGCCCCCAGCACCGGCGCCCCGGCGCCCGATCTCGATGCGGCGCTACGCGGCGCGCCGGCTGGCGTACCTGTCGTGCTGCTCGATCACCAACCCAGGAATGCCCGCTTTTCAGCCAGCCGCGGCGTCGCGCTGCAGTTGTCCGGCCATACGCATGGCGGCATGATCGTCGGGCTCGATCGCGTCGTGGCGCGGGCGAACAATGGCTTCGTTTCGGGCCGCTACGAGGTCGACGGCATGACGCTGTACCTGAACAATGGCACGGCACTGTGGCCGGGCTTCGCACTCCGGCTTGGCGTTCCTGCCGAGCTGACCCGCATTACGCTACGGCGCCAGGCGCCGCGCACCGCACCGTCGTCGTAA